TAAAATTAATAAAATACCATAAATAAAGTGCAGTCGGATGGATCCAACCTATTCTTGAAATACACAACTCGCACACACTCCCTTTCCAAAAAAAATTAATACACCAAGCACTACACTTAGATTTATTGGATTTGTTGCTAAAATATCGGTATTAAACCCGAAACTCCCGGCGGATGGCCAGTGACCCAAGGAAAGGAAAGAATCGGTTACATTTTTCATATGCTCTCCTCTTATAGATAGGACTAACAAAGAACAGAGTTCTTTTTGTATCACTTCGTCGTCCCTTTTTTGATCGATTTCTTTTTATTATATAAATTTGATTTCCATTTTTTTTTTAATGGGAGTAGATTAAATCTAGTAATTGAATTTGATAGTTTTGAAATTTCTTACTTGAAGTTTCCAATCCAATAAAATACTTATTAGGTTAAGTCTTGGGTCTCATGTCAATTGTGAAATATCTCGTTTGTTGAAACGATTCCTAAAAAAAGTCAAAAAAAGGTTTCCATTGTACTAAACTAAGTACGCGAAGGAAGAAAACGAGCGGATCCAGTAATTACTCATCCTCAAAACAGTCCTTCCTTTCCTGGAGTATTGTCTCAACAAATAAATAATTGTAGGAGTAAAGCGTTGATATAATTAGAAGAAGCAAACTGCAATTCTGAGTTAATAAAATAAGAAAAAAGTATAGCGAGTGAAATTCAAAAAATAAGAAAAAGGCTTGGCAGCGAAATTTTCCAAGGAGCAACTTCCTTATTAGGAGGTTCCCCTATTGATATTTAATCACTCTCAAACAGGGGTGGCGGGTGGGTACAGAAAGACTAATCCAATCTTTTAATTCAACAAGAAGTACCACCAGTGTGACCAGTGTGATAGAATGCGATTCCGAGTGATAAGACGTAGGATAGAAGGTATAGGATGGAACCGAATCGAGCCTACGGGGAAGTTGCTCCTTAGAATGCCAAACCAAATTAGAAGCAAGCAAGGCTTTCTTTTCTTGTAGTCGGGGAAAGAATCCCGGGGTTGATGCTGAACCAATTCTTCCATTCCAGAGCCCAGAGGAAGAAGAAATAACATTCCATGCTGCGAGGCATCGCTGATAACATCGCCTGTTGTACAGTTGCTTTAGCCTAGGAGCCAACCTAGCTAAGGCAATATCCCAAAGTAGGGGCAGCTAACTGTGTAGATAGATGCTCTTTCCTCTTGCGGGAAAGCTATTCCTTGAGTTGAGATACTACTGCTTAGATTAGATGGTTAGCTTAGTAGATGCTTTCTTGTAGCTCTACCATTTAAAAAGCACTTCTCTTGCGTTCTTGAGTTAGTTTTTTGTCTTGTAGCTACTACCGATATGCTATGCAAGTGGTAGAAGTGATGCTATTAATTCAGTGCTAAGCACTCAGCGCGCTCAGGGCTTGGAAGACTCTTCGCTAGCGAGGCAGCTATTACAGAGGAAGAATAAGAGGGAGGGGTACCAAGGAGACAAAGACAACTATGTAAGGCTTAGACCTTGCGTATACTGCTTCTCCTTTGGGTAGCTTTCTCTTCAAGCACTCTTGCCTTAAGAAGGAAGGGTTAGCTATGTTTCAAGCACTCCTTCTTGAAAGAAAACAACTCAAAAGAGTCTTCCCATTCAAGCACTACTTGTAGCTACCTATCCCGACAACTACTAAACGCTATGAAAGTAATATAACTGCTCTATAGCTAGAAAGCGTGCTCCTACTATACTATATTATATATAAAGCGGCTGGAAAAGCCATACAACTGTTATGCCTGCAATGAACCTGCTATGAAAACGATACACCTGTTCTACTGACCTGTGGCTCTACCATTTGTAGAGAAGAAAGAAGTCACAACACAAAGGAAAGCTTAAAAGAACAACTACTTGATAAGGTGTTGCTAAGAGACAATACAAAGTAATAAAGCAGTTATTCCAGTAACACACCAGCTATGCTATGAAAGTGGATGTATAGGCCTCCTTTCCCATACCCAATCCAAGAGAGCATCCTAGTGGGCCTCTTTGTTGGCGGTGAAGCAAGCAAACGTCTCATTTTGTTCATTGCGAGGTTAAGAAAGGGAGCCAATCCGCGGAGTCATTTTTCTCTATGAATTGGATATTTCATTTAGGTAATGCCAAGGTTGATTCACCGAACGGAAGGAAAAGGGTGTGGGTCAATCCAAAGACCGGGACTTTTCCCTGACTGGCCTGATTGGACCGCTCTGCCTACTGGGCCTGGCTACCCCGCAACTTACCGCTTCAAAGCCCTATCCTTGGCTACCGCTTGCTTGCTCACTGCCCTTGCTGCTGCTAGCTTTCTGGCTACTGGACTACTTGCTTGCGGCTGAAACCGGCTTTCTTGGCTATGCTACTTTGCTACCGGCAGGACTGCTGCTACGACTACATGCGCATCTAGTGCAGTGGCTTGGAAGCAAGCTACCTTGACCATCTTCCGAAGTTCTAAATAATATACTGATCAAAGTTCCGTCACGGACTGCTCTACATTCAGCCACGCCACAGTGACTTCCGAAGCGCTACGGACGGGACGAAATCCGGCAGCTTATTGCTGGCTCTGAATAACCAGCCCAGCAATAAGCTAAATTCTTCCATAACATAACGGGGCGAGGTTGCGCGCGAGCCGAGTGACGTAGGTGCACAAGAGTACTTCGCGCCACAACCATCTCTTTTTTATAGGTTCTACGGACCGATGCCTGCTGCTTCATCTGGTAGAAAAGATTCATAGATATGCCTGTAATTAGAAGGAAGAACCGCCATAAAAATCTTCCTCGTGTATCGTCTGTAGCAGAACTATGAACGGGAGCTAGCAATCCGGACCGTATTGAAAAGGTTCCTGAGACACAGCATGGAAGAGTCAAAATATTAAGAAGCGAGATCCAAGAATGAAGAAGGGGTAGAATTACTGAATGAATACGAGCTGTGGCTAATACCCGAGGCATAAAAGAGGCATTTTCTACGGGATCCCGAAACCACCAGCCACCCCGACCTAATTCATGATGAGCCCACCAACTTCCTGGCGAGATGCCTACGGTTAAAAACAACCGACATGTCAAGATCCAAATTCGAATTGGTTCCTGGTCCTGGTCAGAGACCACTGTGTTCGCGCCGGCGGTCCAACAAAGAGGCGAAGTCGTGGTCTCTTTCTTTCCATTACGAACGACACGCTTCGCCTGCTCCCTCCCCGTGTCCATTAGCGCTCCTGTCCAGAGCGAAGAGAAGGCGAAAAAGCGCCGCCGAAGCAGCATGAGCAGGCTTCTATTGCTACGCAACAATAGAGCAGGTGCGCCGCCCACAAAATGTTTGAATGATCGGGTAAAGAGCGAGCTTCTTATATGGGATCCGACGCATCCAGCAGAGCGAAGCAGCCTTCCATTCTTTTCGGCGGCATCCTTCCGCATTGGCGGCGAGTGGAGTGCCACAATCCCATTCATCATTTTTGATCTACATAAGCCAAAGCCCATAGCACTGGCGACGTCTCCGGCATAAATGCGAGGAGGATGTATAGCTGATAGAGGATCTTGTGGAACAGGATTTGATTCTGCAAGCGGTTCGGTACGAACGAAGAAATTTCGAACAAAAGGATCGGAACTCGCTGATAGGAAAGGAGAGAAAAACAAAGCAATGCCAAGAGCTCCGTCAATCCGCTGTTCTTCGATAGACGAAGCTCTCTCTTTTTCATCTCGTGCCAGATGCAACAAAAGATTAGTCCTTTTTCCTTCTCGCGAACCACGGGAGCGCCCAGCGCCCAGAAGAGCAAAGCTCATTTTCCTTCCAGGGTAAAGCGGCGCATAAAAAAGGGCTGGCCCGTCAAAAGTCCGGTTCCTTCGCGAACGAAGTTCAGAATCAACAAGGGTTCGTAGAACGAAGGGAGTGTACAACTGGGGCGCAGCCCCACTTTTTTGTTGGAGAGATAGAATGGAGTTCTTCACGAAGTTCGAGACAAAGGAAAAAAGAAAAGTTTCTCTATAGCCTCTTCGTTTTGAGACATTATGGCTTTGGGGTCGACCCCGGTAACAAAGAAGGAATCCATAAAAAAAAGGGATCCAACACCATGATAAAATACTACCCTCATGATTAGACCATGTCCCTGAAATTTGATAAAAGAAAGGTGCATTAGCGGTTAATACGTTGTAATTGGATAAGTTATTAGGAATATGACGGAACGAAAGACCAAGGAAAGGAATAAGAATGCACCAAAATGCAGGTGCTGCACCAAACGCTGGTGGTTCTTTCTTGTTGTAAGTGAATGCAACGAAAAGACCCGGAAATAACGAATAATGAGAGAATTCATTTATAGACATTTCGTGCTCATTTCAAAATTTCTGCTTTGTTATTCCCATCATCCGGTAACCACAGGATGATCCCAATCTCCTTTTAGTAATAGATCTTTTTGATATGTCTCAGTCTCCGCGGCAAGGAAGAGAAAATGCATCGAGTCCTTTATCAAGAAAGTGGACGAGCATGGTGGTCCCTATATCTCTGAGGGGTGTACCACTGTAGTAGTTTTCAAGTCAGCTTAAGAGAGAGCTCGGCTCAAAAGAAAAAGTCACTCTCTTTATTCTTTGCTAGTGGAATGGAAGCAAGACTCTTTCCTATCCACTTTGCCGAGGAGAGAGAACTATCAGATAACTCAAGCTAGACAGAAAGGTGCAAAAGTCCACAGTTCCTTAAGGATCCTGTAAGCAAGTAGGTTCAGATTGTCATTTAGCTTCAATTTCTTCAGTCTCACAAGTGGGTCCGCATGCAACAAATCAAATTTGATTTGCCTACTACTCCGACCTTGCCCCTAAAGGATAAGGAAATTGGACAAGAGCGAGACCAAGCCAGACGGAGAGTCAGTCCTTCCTTCCCATTCGACGCGTGTCAAGTTGAAGAAATGAATGCAGCTTCATTCTTTTGCTGGTTTACATTCTTAAGGTTTTGTCGACCCTTTAGGACCGACTACAACACGACAACTATCAAAGGTGGTACGCTCTCTCTGCTCGCGACTAGAATATAAGATCCACGAACGCTAAGCTCTCCATCTGCAATGCCTATAAGATAAGCTATCAATCTGTAGGCTTTGCGCTGTTCACTTGTTATGTTAATAGGGGGCTGTTCGGTTCAATAGGAGCCCTACTTCCTTCAGTCGCAAGCAAATGAGTCCCCGCCGCCTTTCATCTTGCCTTTGTTACGCAAGACGCCAACAAAGAACCTTGGCCCTCTCGCTTAAGGGTTTGGTACTTCAGTAGGGCTTGCCTCGACGGGCGACTACTTGGTTTGACTTCTAGGGCGACCTTCAGTATTTCAAGAGTGAACAAAAAAGCCCACGGAGCTCGGCTCGAGATAGTGGCCCTTCCACTTTGGTGTAGTTGTTGAACCCGGCCGAGTGTCATAAAGACAACAAAGCCCACTGAGTTGTGAACTGAAAGCTGTAGACAGTAGGTAGGGGGTCTAGTTTCTAGTTTTTGTTAAACCAGTGAAGTGGTGTGTTAGTGGAGTGGACGCAAGTTCCGAAGCTCCACTTGCGTCACAACGACTCACTACTCAATGAAGTGGACGTGTAGTTTTGAAGCGTAAACGGAAGGTCTCCTCTTTCTCCCTTCATGAATTCACTCGACCACTGTGCCTTTGTTCCCTCGGAACAGAGTAGATGTCGTCTCCCTCACTCTACTCTTCTCTTCCGCCTTCACTGAGACAAAAAAGTGAAATGAAGGCAAGGCAGACACGTGGAGTTCACTACTTTTTTTTTAGGTCGACGTGAAGTCAGCGAGTGTAGGACGAAGGACTTTTTCGTTATCGTACAGGAGTTACATAATTTGAATTTCTCTGACATTCTACGTTCCCGAATTCACAAAAAATGAATTTTTCCTTTGAATTACTCATTGAATTGAATTTCGCACCGGAAACTATTCTAGGAGAAGTTCGAATCCGTTCCGTTCGGATATTGATCGGTCTTGGTTTGACATGGTTTACGCGTTACTGGTTCCCGGAAGAGTCAATTTCTCCATTAGCTAAACCCTTTATTACCCTACCTTTGGACTCGTATTTTGTTCGTACACAATCAACGGAGGCCTCCCCGACATATGTTGCAACGTCTTCAATAGCATGCTCTTACTTCGTCTTTCCCTTAATAAGTTATCAAATTTGGTGCTTTTCGATCCCCAGTTGCTATGGGGAACAAAGGACGAAATACAATCGATTCCTCCATTTAAGTGGTTCTCGCTTCTCCTTGTTCCTGTTCCTAACTCCTCCCCGGGTAGTTCCCAATGTTTGGCACTTTCCATACTTCGTGGGTGCAACATCAACAAATTCGCTCATGATCAAGTTACAACCTAAGATCTATGACCATATTATGTTAACTGTTCGTATTTTGTTCATTCCATCGGTATGCTCCCAGGTACCTGTAATTGTGATCTGTTTGCCAGAACCAAGGGGTCTTTCTGTGGAAACCTCCACGAGCAATCGTCGTTTTTTGATGGTTTTTCCGCTTATCACAGCTGCTCTTTCCACACCTCCGGATATCTGGTGCCAAATCGTCGCCCGTTTCCCTATTTCTTCGATAATAGAGTTGGCTATCTCTGTGGCATTGATTGTACAAGTTCGTGAAGAGGGCTGGACGAGTAGAATGAGGGAAAGCGGCTCGATCGACAAAAAAAAGGAGTAGAGTAGCCCCCCTAGAACTGACAAAAGTCACTATCAATGAATTCCCGAGCAATTCTAAACCAACATATGCGATTCATTCCCGTAATGATTATAACAAACAGAAGACTCCTTACCTTAAGAGCGGGATGAGTGATACATCCGGCGAGCGCCGGTGAAGAACGCAAGCAAAGCTGGAGCTCGGGCATTGAACTATTCCATCAAGCAAGAGAAAGGAGGCAAACAGGGTTGAAGGCCTGGGGAGCGAACCGAAAAGCTCAGCTTTGCGGAGCGGACCAATCTTCCATACCGCGCGGACTGCGTTGGCAAAGCCAACCTCTTCCTCCCAACATCCTAGGGAAGGTTCGGGGACCAAGGCACATGACCGAAATCAAGAGGTTGGGGTCTGCCCCTGTGCCCTTCAAGCACAGAAAAAAGGCACTGGTCCGTCCGTAAGTCCACATGTCGATCGCAGAGCCAACATTTCGCTATCCGCTCGTTCCTGCGGGAAGCGCTAAGAGCTAAGCCACTAATGTCGTGGCGAAGGTTATATCTCATTAAGTCAGCGAAGCCTATGTGTTATATCCGATCGAAGGCCTTCATTCTCAGCTTCCAAAATAGTGCAAGGGAAAGACCAATGGACAGAGAGAAGGTTGCAGAAGTGCTTCTAGATCTCATGGAAGAAGGAAGAATGAAAAACAACACTTTCCATCTCTTGCTTCAAAGAAGCGTTGAAATAATACATCTGCATCTCATCATCTACTGAAAAAGGGGGCTCTCTTGATCACCTGAAGATCTTTCTTTTTTTTTGCAAAATTTGATTCATTATTACTCTGAGGATGGAGCTGCCAAATGAGATTATCCTAAGGGCTGGCAGAGAATATTTATTTATGCTGTAAAAAAAAAAGTCTTCTGAAGCCAAATGCTCTTGGATGGGCAGTTGAATAGGGAGAGAAAGAATTTTTTTCTCCCTCATATTTCATAAAGTTTATCACTTTGAGGTCATGAAAACAGTGTGAATTTTGAAAAATTCTTGCATGCATCTCTGAGGAGAGTGGCACGGCCAAACATCATCCCAGAAGCGAATCCGCTTACCATTGCCCAACCAAAGTCTAGCCCAAGTTCTGCCTGATGAAAGTCTCTCTGTACCAAATAAGACCTTTCCAGATGCAGGATATTTAAGGGGTTGGGTTGGTCAATCCATTTTAGCCATTGGAGAGGTACTTAGCAGCCAAAGATGAGGAATACGAATAGCTTTTTCTTTTCCTTTTGAAATCTCCATAGCCACTTCATAAGAAGGGCTGGCTTGGTTGAAGTCCACCTCCTTCGTTAAGGTAATTGAAAAAATCAAGACATCAATTTTCAAATCAATTTTCAAATCAATTTTCAAATCAATTATCAAAATTGGATTTTATAAATAGAAAAGGCGAGGCCCTGTTTCAGACAAAGAATGGGACAGGGGAAGGGGGATAGGTGAGGCGGGCCCCCTTCAACCAGATTACTTTACTAGCTAGAATTCATTCTTCAACAGTACAGGAACTGGTTTAACAAAAGGAGTCTCGAACTACAGTGATCTGATACCTTCTTCCCTTGGTCTGGGAGGTAGGTTATGTAGGCTTACAACTGTTCATCCTTATTTTCATGTAGGTTGTTCGATCGCAAATGGCCAAATAATCGATTAGTAGTACGCCTGATATTGCCAGAATACCTTCTCCCTCTTGGAAACTGGCTAAAAAAAAGGGGGGAACTTTTCCCATCTTACTTCTCTTTGCAATTTTCCGCTTTCTTGCCTTATTATGGGAGTACAGTGTAGACTGGATAGTATTAAGCATTGGTGAAAGCTTTAACCTTACATCAGTGCCTAGGGCCTACTGAAGCGCTGCAGATCCTAGCAGAGTCTCATGAAGTCCTAAGTGGTGCTCATCAGTCGGGACAGCGTCAAAGAACGAATAGATAAGTTGTTCTTTATATTTATATATTTATTTATTTTGTATATGTGATCAGGTGAAACCTTCCTTGGAACATTGGCGAAGAACATAAGCGGTTGAATCAGAGTACTAGGGATCGGGTCATTCATGAGTCCTTTCTTTACTGTCTATGATGTCGAAATAGCATCTAGTAGTTAAGCTCGTTGGCTGAAAGCACAGTGCCTGACGTGCCCTTTAATTACGTACGTAACAAACAACCTTTGACTCGACGCGACGTAATAAGAAGCAATCCTCAGCGTCACACCCTCGCTCAAAGCGAAGCGAGAAGCTCCTGTATAGTATAGTAAGGGCTCGCCTCTTGCTTTTCGCACGTACTCACCTTTATCAGCTCCCTTGCTTTTGCTCCACCTCTATTTACCACGGACTAGGTCAGGTTCCGTTCCTTAGCATCAAATGAAGCAAGCAGATGAACCAAACGCAGTTTAGTTTCAAAAGCATCCCCCCATCATCCTCATTCGATCCTGCCTGCCGAAGAAAGAGAAGAAGCTAGGGCTGATCCTCTTTCTAAAGCGGAGGCGGTAGTTCTTTTTCCAGAAGAGGACTCAAAAGCAAATGCTTTGTTGTTCGAAGCGGCTGAATAAGCCTACTATTTCCATGAAAGGAAGGGCGTAGTTTCTTTTCTTCCACCAAAACCAGGAAAGGAGTTTGGGTATAGACTATAAAAAAGATATTTTACCAGATTCAACTAAGGATGAAAGCCTTGTTTGTTGTTGATCCTATGTATGGAAAAGGATAAGAGAAGAGCCTTTCAGGCTAAAGAAGCTTATTTCCATGATGGGAACGGGCAACAACTCATATGTAAAGGTTGATGTCTAACGCGAAAAAGGTTTTACAGGCATACGTACTGGAGCGGGGATAGGCCGATGGCTAGAAGGCTACTGAACGTCATTCTCAAAGAAATCCCATGAGGCTAAGCGGAACAGGGTGGTGGGCGGGTTTAGGTTGAAACAACTGGTTCTTGCCTGGATGCTACCAAAGCCGCTGTCGCCTCGCCCTTCACTTACGAGGGTTAGATCAAGCAGGGCTGGTTTTACTACTTTCCTCCGCCTGGTGTCGAAAAGCCGGAAGAAATTGGAATGAAGGGAGCGCTTCCCAAGGATGGATACAAAGCCTGCCAACTTGATAGCTGCTTCGAATCCATATATCTATGTTTTTGTTAAAGCCTTGATGGGGACCTTGTAGCACACAACCATGTCGAATACGCTAGAACTCAGCATTGAAAGAGAACCAAGCTCGATAGGAAATTTGTTGATGGTGAGCTTCTCCAAAAAAAACTATAAGTACAAGATCTCCTTCTTTAATAGCGGTATCACTACCTGACCGGCGGGCCAGCCGCTCGTCCAGCCGTGTTAAAGCTTCCATAAAAAAAGCCAGACTAAGCAATAAGGTACCCCGTATCACGTTCTATGGGAAAGAGTTGGAGCAGCCTAGATAAGAAAACCCAGGAGCCCTACCCAAGAGAGGATCTTAGCTGTGACTATGCCAGGCCTTCTGTTGTCAGATTGTAAATGTTATGTAATTTGTTTCAACGAAAAAGTAATTAGATCATAGGTAGGGGGGAAGTGTGCAACAGAGCATAGGGTATGAAGGGCAGCACTTCCTTGTAGGGTGTGGAAGAGGGGAAGCTTTCTATGTGTGGATAGAGGACGTCGTGGACGGACGAAAGAAGGGATCCTGATTACGAAGGGTCGAATACAGTTCAGCAAGTAGGGCTTGCTCCAGTTCCTTATGCCCCAGAGAAGCATTGAGCGAGCTCTTCAGGTGTTGTGATGAGACCGCGTTCCATCGGGTTTTCCTAAATTAAGAGAAATCGGTTTCTAGTGCAAACTGAGATCTTTGAGCTAGGCTGAAATCTTGTCACAGAGTGGACTCAGTTTGTCAGGAAGTGAATCGTCTTTGGCGGAATCTGTCAATCCATCAATATAGAAATGAAAAGGGAGGAATGCGCCAAGCTTTAAAGTAGGAACTGGAAATGGTTCTTTTAAATTGAGATATAGGCTAGCTAAATGAAATGTCTAATAGGCTAGTAGTCAAGGTTGGGAGCACCATGGTAGCGGTTGGTGGGGGGCTTCGTTCCTTGAATATTGAAGCGTTCATTGTTGGGCCCTATTCGTTCGATCAAAAAAAAAGGGGGGGAATAATTAAGAATCGCTTAGAATTTTTTATTATCGTTCGTATATATAGTTATATATATATATATAACTATATAACTATATAGTGAACATTTTATTTTTTTTGATTTTCTTTTTGTTTAGGCCAGATCTACACCTAAGTCTTCATCCTACCGGTCCTCCGCGCAATTTGAACTACAAAGTCAAAAATTTAATTAGGGCTACTGAACATTTTGCCTATGACAATATCTACTTAAAAGCCCTGGCTCTTATCTAAGAACCAAAGCCACACCTATCTTAATCTCATGCTCCACCCAACTTCTCTCGTTACTCCTTTCTAACAGAGCTCTTTGGCGAATACTCCACTTTTTAATGATTAGATCATCCCATGCCTCCACTAGTGAACCGCTCCCTACTCTCTCAACCATCAAAATATGATCTTGAGATCGACGCTATCTAGATGCATCAGTCCCATATCTTGGACTGTAATACCAAGATGGCTCTGGTAATAGTCCTCTTTGTAGGTACATTACCTAACAATAATGACACTCATCTAACTAAGTTAGACTCTGAAATAAATATTCATATCTACCATACATGTCCTTTGCCGGCAAGCTACCCTCCGTAATTTCTATCCGCCCGCCGGGGAGAGTCATAAGTCCAACTAGCAAATGGCTATCGAGAGCTTACTGAACGGCTTTTCATCGTATAACGGGCGAGGTACTTCTAAAGAAGAAGATAGGCCCCGTCGAAATCGAGCTCCAAGGGCGAAGCCCTAATTTACTAAGAAGGGGCGCCTAAACAAAATAAGAAAAAAAAAAGGGCTATAAGTAGGCCGTTTGCTATTGCTATAAGGGCTGCTCGCCTTTTGACGGCTTGGCTTCGCTATCGCTCCTATGTAGTGGTCAGCCTTAAAAGGAGTCTTCCTACCATACCAGAATGCCTATGTTATAGTGCGTTAAGCTTCGCCAGAAGCAAGCAAGACGAGGAAGCGAAGCTTCGTAGACAAGGCTCGTTCCGTGCTTGACTTACGAGCTCGTGTAGTAAGGCCTCGCCCTACTTCAATAAGGGCTGTATCACTCCACTCGTAAACGAGCGTTAGAGCGAATTGAGCGAGCGAGCGAAGCCTTCCTGGAGCTTCCCCCTTCCCTCACCCTACAATTTCATTTCCGCCTCCCCAGTT
This sequence is a window from Phoenix dactylifera mitochondrion, complete genome. Protein-coding genes within it:
- the ccmFn gene encoding cytochrome c biogenesis Fn; this encodes MSINEFSHYSLFPGLFVAFTYNKKEPPAFGAAPAFWCILIPFLGLSFRHIPNNLSNYNVLTANAPFFYQISGTWSNHEGSILSWCWIPFFYGFLLCYRGRPQSHNVSKRRGYRETFLFSFVSNFVKNSILSLQQKSGAAPQLYTPFVLRTLVDSELRSRRNRTFDGPALFYAPLYPGRKMSFALLGAGRSRGSREGKRTNLLLHLARDEKERASSIEEQRIDGALGIALFFSPFLSASSDPFVRNFFVRTEPLAESNPVPQDPLSAIHPPRIYAGDVASAMGFGLCRSKMMNGIVALHSPPMRKDAAEKNGRLLRSAGCVGSHIRSSLFTRSFKHFVGGAPALLLRSNRSLLMLLRRRFFAFSSLWTGALMDTGREQAKRVVRNGKKETTTSPLCWTAGANTVVSDQDQEPIRIWILTCRLFLTVGISPGSWWAHHELGRGGWWFRDPVENASFMPRVLATARIHSVILPLLHSWISLLNILTLPCCVSGTFSIRSGLLAPVHSSATDDTRGRFLWRFFLLITGISMNLFYQMKQQASVRRTYKKEMVVARSTLVHLRHSARAQPRPVMLWKNLAYCWAGYSEPAISCRISSRP
- the mttB gene encoding MttB; amino-acid sequence: MNFSFELLIELNFAPETILGEVRIRSVRILIGLGLTWFTRYWFPEESISPLAKPFITLPLDSYFVRTQSTEASPTYVATSSIACSYFVFPLISYQIWCFSIPSCYGEQRTKYNRFLHLSGSRFSLFLFLTPPRVVPNVWHFPYFVGATSTNSLMIKLQPKIYDHIMLTVRILFIPSVCSQVPVIVICLPEPRGLSVETSTSNRRFLMVFPLITAALSTPPDIWCQIVARFPISSIIELAISVALIVQVREEGWTSRMRESGSIDKKKE